In Terriglobales bacterium, the genomic window GTCATGCGGCCGAGCTGACCGCCTCCGAGAATGCCGATGGTTGCGCCGGGAAGGATGGCGCTCACGAAGGCAGCTCCATTTTGAGCACTTCGGCCTGCCGCGCCGCACGCCACGCGCGAATTCGCTCTCGTAGCTCAGCATCTTTGAGCGCACATATCGAAGCCGCGAGGAGTCCAGCATTTGCGGCGCCCGGCTGTCCGATCGCGAGTGTGCCGACTGGAACTCCTTTGGGCATCTGCACGATCGAGAGGAGAGAATCGACGCCGTTGAGCAGCGTGGCAGGAACCGGGACTCCCAAAACGGGAAGAATGGTTTTTGATGCAACCATTCCGGGAAGATGAGCAGCGCCTCCGGCGGCCGCGATAATCACCTGCAGTCCGCGTTTTTCGGCGGTCGATGCGTATTCGAACATCCAGTCTGGAGTGCGGTGCGCGGAGACGATACGCTTCTCGAAGGAAACCTGCAGATCGCGAAGAATTTCGATCGCGGGCTCAAGGATTTGATAGTCGCTGCGACTGCCCATGATCACGCCGACCAGCGGCGAGGTGGATGTCATGGGTAAATCTTAGCAGTCGGCATTCGGCCAACTAAAGAAAGGCAAAACACGACACGGATGGCACGGATTGAACGGATCACACGGACGGCAAAAAGGATAACGTTCTTGCTATCTGGTTAAGCCAATTGCTGATTGCCGACTGCTGAATGCCTTTTTCCCTGAATCTCAATGTACACGTTGATCAACGACACAGCGGCCGGCGTGACTCCCGGAATGCGAATTGCGTGTCCAAGCGTGCGCGGACGCACGCGCGTGAGCTTTTCGTTCATCTCTCGCGATAGCCCGCTGACTTGCGAGTAGTCGAACCACTCTGGGATTGCGCGCTCTTCGGCTTTCTTCAGGCGCTCGATCGATCGCTCCTGCTGCTGGAGGTATCCGGCGTACTTGATCTCCGTTTCGACAGACTTCAATTCATTGCGCGCTTGTGCGGAAAGATGTTGCGACGGTGGCGAATCGCACGCCTCGAAGAATGTCGGCATGAGTTCTTGCAGAGCTGGAGCGAACATCTCGATGGTGATCTCCGG contains:
- the purE gene encoding 5-(carboxyamino)imidazole ribonucleotide mutase, giving the protein MTSTSPLVGVIMGSRSDYQILEPAIEILRDLQVSFEKRIVSAHRTPDWMFEYASTAEKRGLQVIIAAAGGAAHLPGMVASKTILPVLGVPVPATLLNGVDSLLSIVQMPKGVPVGTLAIGQPGAANAGLLAASICALKDAELRERIRAWRAARQAEVLKMELPS